The Sulfitobacter sp. S223 genome has a window encoding:
- the doeB gene encoding N(2)-acetyl-L-2,4-diaminobutanoate deacetylase DoeB: MSRNPISPTIPLDADGVHHGFLKLPHSRDDSAWGSVMVPITVISNGAGPTALLTGANHGDEYEGPIALQELALALKPEDITGRVIILPAMNLPAFSAGLRCSPIDGANMNRSFPGRPDGTVTQKLCHYIATNLVPQADIVLDFHSGGRTLDFLPFAAAHILDDKIQEAACMAAMQAFNAPYSVRMLEIDNVGMFDTEVESQGKVFVTTELGGAGSSTPRTVAVARKGIRNLLIHAGIMTGEVSLDPTQQLDMPDGNCFLFSQQSGIIEYLVELGEQVATGQAVARVWPADRTGVAPTECCALRSGILTARHVPGLVKMGDFVSLIAAEIA, encoded by the coding sequence ATGAGCCGGAACCCGATTAGCCCTACAATCCCGCTGGATGCGGACGGCGTTCACCACGGCTTTCTCAAGCTACCACATAGCCGCGATGACAGCGCATGGGGGTCGGTCATGGTGCCGATCACAGTGATCTCGAATGGCGCTGGGCCAACTGCCTTGCTGACGGGTGCCAATCACGGTGACGAATACGAGGGGCCGATTGCCCTGCAAGAGCTTGCTCTAGCGCTCAAACCTGAAGATATCACAGGTCGTGTCATCATCCTGCCCGCGATGAACCTACCTGCCTTTTCTGCCGGCCTGCGCTGCTCCCCTATCGATGGGGCGAATATGAACCGCAGCTTTCCGGGCCGCCCCGATGGGACCGTGACCCAAAAGCTGTGCCACTACATTGCCACCAATTTGGTTCCACAGGCTGATATCGTGCTCGACTTCCACTCGGGCGGTCGCACTTTGGATTTTCTGCCCTTCGCCGCCGCGCATATTCTTGATGACAAGATCCAAGAGGCCGCTTGCATGGCCGCAATGCAAGCCTTCAACGCACCTTACTCCGTCCGGATGCTTGAAATTGACAACGTCGGAATGTTTGACACCGAGGTTGAGAGTCAGGGCAAGGTCTTTGTAACCACCGAACTGGGCGGCGCGGGCAGCTCCACGCCTCGAACAGTCGCCGTTGCGCGCAAGGGCATTCGCAATCTGCTCATCCACGCAGGTATCATGACCGGAGAGGTGTCCCTGGACCCTACCCAGCAGCTGGATATGCCGGATGGGAATTGTTTTCTATTCTCTCAACAGTCGGGAATCATTGAATATCTTGTTGAGTTAGGAGAGCAGGTGGCAACAGGACAAGCGGTTGCACGGGTTTGGCCTGCCGACCGAACCGGTGTGGCGCCCACGGAATGTTGCGCCCTACGTTCCGGTATCCTCACCGCACGACATGTGCCCGGTCTCGTGAAGATGGGTGACTTCGTCAGCCTTATCGCGGCCGAGATTGCATAA
- the doeA gene encoding ectoine hydrolase DoeA (DoeA (degradation of ectoine A) is also called EutD (ectoine utilization D).): protein MHDPAPNFTTGEYLTRIEKTRKAMDAAGLDAIFVTDPSNMSWLSGYDGWSFYVHQGVLLTQQGEPVWWGRAMDAVGAGLTVFMEHADSICGYDDTFVQNPEKHPMQELAKLMAAHGLEGAHIGVELDNYYYTAAAHMSLTNALPSAKFSDATGLVNWQRAVKSAQEIEYMRRAARIVETMHARILDVAEVGMRKNDLVAEIYSTAIRGADGHWGDYPAIVPMAPSGMDATAPHLTWDDKPMKTGEATFFEIAGAHKRYQCPQSRTLFLGAAPQKYLDAEAAVLDAMEAGLEHAKPGNQAQDIANAFNKTLNDAGFEKEGRCGYAIGISYPPDWGERTISFRRGDTTILEPGMTFHFMPALWLDDGGLEITEPILITETGHECLCTTPRKLSVKA from the coding sequence ATGCATGACCCAGCGCCAAATTTCACCACCGGTGAATACCTGACCCGAATCGAAAAGACACGCAAAGCGATGGATGCCGCAGGTCTTGATGCGATATTTGTTACCGATCCATCCAACATGTCCTGGCTTTCAGGGTACGATGGTTGGTCTTTCTACGTGCATCAGGGTGTCCTGCTCACGCAGCAGGGTGAGCCTGTTTGGTGGGGCCGTGCGATGGATGCTGTAGGTGCAGGCCTTACTGTATTCATGGAGCATGCCGACAGTATTTGCGGCTATGACGATACCTTTGTGCAGAACCCTGAAAAGCACCCGATGCAAGAACTGGCCAAGCTTATGGCAGCACATGGGCTGGAAGGGGCGCACATCGGGGTCGAGCTGGACAACTACTATTACACCGCAGCCGCCCACATGAGCCTGACCAATGCACTGCCCAGCGCCAAGTTTTCGGATGCCACCGGCCTTGTGAACTGGCAACGTGCTGTCAAATCAGCGCAAGAGATCGAATACATGCGCCGCGCTGCAAGGATTGTAGAAACCATGCACGCGCGCATCCTTGATGTAGCAGAAGTGGGCATGCGCAAGAATGATCTGGTGGCAGAAATCTATTCTACTGCCATTCGGGGGGCCGACGGGCACTGGGGCGATTACCCTGCGATTGTACCGATGGCACCCTCTGGCATGGATGCCACAGCACCGCACCTTACTTGGGACGACAAGCCGATGAAAACCGGTGAGGCGACATTTTTCGAGATCGCAGGCGCACATAAGCGTTATCAATGCCCGCAATCGCGTACTCTGTTTTTAGGGGCCGCACCGCAAAAGTATCTGGACGCCGAAGCCGCGGTACTGGACGCCATGGAGGCCGGATTAGAGCATGCAAAACCCGGCAATCAAGCCCAAGACATCGCAAATGCCTTTAACAAAACGCTCAACGATGCAGGATTCGAAAAGGAAGGGCGCTGTGGCTATGCCATCGGGATAAGCTATCCACCAGATTGGGGCGAACGGACGATCTCTTTCCGTCGTGGGGATACAACTATTTTGGAGCCCGGCATGACATTCCATTTCATGCCCGCGCTTTGGCTGGACGATGGCGGGCTAGAGATTACTGAACCTATTCTGATCACCGAGACGGGCCATGAGTGCCTGTGCACAACACCGCGCAAGCTTTCGGTGAAGGCATGA
- a CDS encoding aspartate aminotransferase family protein: MNKPLTNDVLSQWDHDHFFHPSTHLGQFARREMGNRIIQTAKGVHITDREGRSHLDAFAGLYCVNVGYGQTEISEAIAAQAHELAYYHSYVGHGTEASITLSRMIAERAPEGMNHVYYGMSGSDANETNVKLVWYYNNVLGRPQKKKIISRWRGYHGSGLVTGSLTGLELFHKKFDLPLSHVVHTDAPYYFRRADRDMTEAAFSADCAAKLEALIQREGPDTIAAFIGEPVLGTGGIVPPPEGYWAAIQAVLDKYDILLIADEVVTGFGRLGTMMGSEHYGMKPDLITIAKGLTSAYAPLSGSIVSDRMWKVLEQGTDEFGPIGHGWTYSAHPIGAAAGVANLKLLDSLDLVSNAGAVGGYLNAAMLQALGDHVNVGDVRGEGMLCAVELVRDRDDRVFFDASEKVGPRIVAAMFERGVIARAMPQGDIIGFAPPFPLTREQADEVVGVTKAAVEEVLG; this comes from the coding sequence ATGAACAAGCCGCTGACCAATGATGTGCTGAGCCAATGGGACCACGATCATTTCTTTCACCCCTCCACCCATCTGGGCCAGTTTGCCCGCCGTGAAATGGGGAACCGGATTATTCAAACGGCCAAAGGCGTGCACATTACTGATCGTGAAGGGCGCAGCCATCTGGATGCCTTTGCGGGACTTTATTGCGTGAACGTCGGCTACGGACAGACCGAAATTTCAGAAGCGATCGCCGCGCAAGCGCATGAATTGGCATATTACCATTCTTACGTTGGTCACGGCACAGAAGCGTCGATCACATTGTCACGCATGATCGCAGAACGCGCGCCCGAGGGCATGAACCATGTCTACTACGGGATGAGCGGTTCGGACGCGAACGAGACCAACGTCAAGCTGGTCTGGTACTACAACAATGTGCTGGGTCGTCCTCAGAAGAAAAAGATCATCTCGCGCTGGCGCGGGTATCACGGATCGGGTTTGGTGACAGGCTCGCTCACCGGGTTAGAGTTGTTCCACAAAAAGTTCGATCTGCCCCTTAGCCATGTGGTGCATACCGATGCGCCCTACTATTTCCGCCGTGCTGACCGCGACATGACAGAAGCCGCATTCAGCGCCGATTGCGCGGCAAAGCTAGAGGCGCTTATCCAGCGCGAAGGACCTGATACGATCGCCGCGTTTATCGGGGAACCTGTGTTGGGCACAGGCGGTATTGTTCCGCCACCAGAAGGGTATTGGGCTGCCATTCAGGCGGTGTTGGACAAATATGACATCCTGTTGATTGCGGATGAGGTTGTGACAGGTTTTGGCCGTCTGGGTACCATGATGGGATCTGAACACTACGGGATGAAACCCGACCTGATCACGATCGCCAAAGGTCTCACCTCGGCTTATGCGCCTTTGTCTGGCTCGATCGTGTCGGACCGGATGTGGAAAGTTCTTGAACAGGGAACGGACGAATTTGGTCCGATCGGCCACGGCTGGACGTACTCTGCGCATCCTATCGGTGCGGCGGCGGGTGTGGCCAATCTCAAACTGCTCGACAGTCTTGATCTCGTGAGCAACGCAGGCGCTGTCGGTGGGTACCTGAACGCAGCAATGCTTCAGGCGCTGGGCGACCATGTAAATGTCGGCGATGTGCGCGGCGAAGGGATGCTTTGCGCGGTCGAACTGGTGCGTGATCGCGATGACCGTGTCTTCTTTGACGCATCAGAGAAGGTCGGCCCCCGTATCGTTGCAGCAATGTTCGAACGTGGCGTGATTGCTCGTGCCATGCCGCAAGGCGATATCATTGGCTTTGCACCGCCTTTCCCGTTGACGCGGGAACAGGCTGATGAGGTTGTGGGCGTGACAAAAGCAGCTGTAGAAGAAGTGCTGGGCTAA
- a CDS encoding HAMP domain-containing sensor histidine kinase, whose translation MTNPLRSLWGLTSILVISAFIAGGIVVWLWAKSNFDWRQYQSEAYITGTAVHRALKDNALPPQGVQFEVLSEQDQVLATTGDFQQVTGAPRAARETNIPISADTANPQSDAPLALVILSPDLVYSLAELTVEEGQTAADKTGNVFRLLASYCSDPLVLARFGDAPWMRIDGASVWGCDAAPSDRRLLAVLLTAIVIATVMTISLNLSSEFTLFATQLRNRRRVGGPASYDIQGPQELQDIVASVNSYLETERAQLEGRAAVLSGVSHDLGTPATRLRLRAALIKDPTLRGKLEADIDSMTDMIESVLTYTRAEMNVESPRKISLTSLLDAIVSNYEDMGHAVSLQPAKDVIVKGASSVFMSRQGQTVVAGEREVTIIGRPISLERALTNLIDNALKYGRRATVSLETDAETATIVVEDEGSDNLAADIEALMAPFQRGDNTKTIKGYGLGLTIVATIANLHGGSLTFEDGATGVLARLRIQRG comes from the coding sequence TTGACCAATCCCTTGCGTAGCCTGTGGGGGCTGACCAGTATCTTGGTGATCAGCGCCTTCATCGCCGGCGGTATTGTTGTCTGGCTATGGGCAAAGTCGAACTTCGACTGGCGCCAATACCAAAGCGAAGCCTACATAACAGGCACTGCGGTCCATAGGGCCCTGAAGGACAATGCCCTGCCCCCTCAAGGCGTTCAGTTCGAAGTTCTGTCAGAGCAAGATCAGGTCTTGGCCACCACAGGGGATTTCCAGCAGGTAACCGGCGCGCCCCGTGCCGCCCGAGAAACCAACATTCCAATTTCCGCAGACACTGCGAATCCACAGTCAGACGCGCCTCTCGCGCTCGTAATCCTGTCTCCTGATCTGGTGTACAGCCTTGCTGAACTGACCGTCGAAGAAGGTCAAACAGCGGCAGATAAGACCGGAAATGTCTTTCGGCTGCTTGCTTCCTATTGCAGTGATCCTCTTGTACTTGCGCGCTTTGGCGATGCGCCGTGGATGCGGATAGATGGTGCAAGCGTTTGGGGATGTGATGCGGCACCATCCGACAGGCGCCTGCTGGCCGTCCTTTTGACCGCTATCGTTATTGCAACTGTGATGACGATCTCTCTCAACCTGTCATCGGAGTTCACTCTTTTTGCAACGCAGCTGCGCAACCGGAGGCGCGTTGGTGGCCCCGCGAGCTATGACATTCAGGGCCCGCAAGAACTGCAAGACATCGTCGCTTCTGTAAACTCATATCTTGAGACAGAGCGTGCGCAGCTTGAAGGGCGCGCTGCGGTACTATCAGGCGTCAGTCACGATCTGGGCACGCCTGCGACACGGCTACGCCTAAGGGCAGCTTTGATCAAAGACCCGACCCTGCGCGGAAAACTAGAGGCCGACATCGATAGCATGACGGATATGATCGAAAGCGTCCTGACGTACACGCGCGCGGAAATGAACGTCGAAAGCCCCCGCAAAATTTCCCTGACATCTCTCTTGGATGCGATTGTTTCAAACTACGAAGACATGGGGCATGCTGTGTCCCTCCAACCTGCAAAAGACGTGATCGTGAAGGGGGCCAGTTCCGTTTTCATGTCCCGTCAGGGTCAAACCGTGGTGGCAGGCGAAAGAGAGGTGACAATCATCGGGCGCCCGATATCGCTGGAACGTGCCTTGACCAATTTGATCGATAACGCGCTCAAATACGGGCGACGTGCGACGGTATCATTGGAGACGGACGCGGAAACCGCGACCATTGTCGTTGAAGATGAAGGGTCAGATAATCTTGCCGCTGACATAGAAGCGTTGATGGCGCCTTTTCAACGGGGCGATAACACCAAGACGATCAAAGGCTATGGATTAGGCTTGACCATCGTTGCCACCATCGCAAACCTGCACGGTGGTTCGCTCACTTTTGAAGATGGCGCCACAGGCGTATTGGCCCGGCTGCGGATTCAGCGCGGCTGA
- a CDS encoding response regulator transcription factor, whose translation MAIPRILIVDDDKEVRQMMTQFFQQNGAIALPAATESEVRAHLENGRVDLILLDVMLGDENGLEICSRLRDEQDIPIIMVSALSADHQRMEGYLVGADDYVAKPFNPELLLVRVKAVLARARRSSSLIHRRHTKVFQFAGWTYDAKREEVISPNQVQVALSRRETALLQVLIANPHIPLTREEIASALDVTGEAPQTGDAVGRSIDVLIGRLRSKIETNPKDPKLLKTERGVGYVLATDVEAVMS comes from the coding sequence GTGGCGATTCCCAGAATACTCATCGTCGATGACGACAAAGAAGTCCGCCAGATGATGACCCAGTTCTTCCAGCAGAACGGGGCCATTGCCCTGCCTGCAGCGACCGAAAGTGAAGTGCGCGCGCATCTTGAGAACGGGCGCGTCGATCTTATCTTGCTCGATGTCATGTTGGGCGATGAGAACGGTTTGGAAATTTGCAGCCGTCTGCGCGATGAGCAGGACATCCCGATTATCATGGTATCGGCCCTTTCAGCCGACCATCAGCGCATGGAAGGTTACCTTGTTGGCGCAGATGATTACGTGGCCAAACCGTTCAACCCTGAACTTCTCTTGGTACGGGTGAAGGCGGTTCTGGCACGTGCGCGCAGGTCATCGTCGCTTATCCACCGTCGACACACAAAGGTGTTCCAGTTCGCTGGCTGGACCTATGACGCAAAGCGCGAAGAGGTAATTTCACCCAACCAAGTCCAAGTAGCACTTTCACGGCGTGAGACAGCATTGCTTCAGGTCCTAATCGCCAACCCGCATATCCCACTTACCCGCGAAGAAATTGCCTCTGCTTTGGACGTCACTGGCGAAGCCCCGCAAACCGGCGACGCTGTAGGCAGGTCTATTGATGTCTTGATCGGTCGCCTTCGCAGCAAGATAGAAACAAACCCGAAAGACCCGAAACTTCTGAAGACAGAGCGCGGCGTCGGATATGTCCTTGCTACGGATGTCGAGGCGGTCATGTCTTGA
- a CDS encoding ABC transporter substrate-binding protein, with amino-acid sequence MKSYITGAVSGIALLVAGAVQAEPQVEVLHYWTSGGEAKSVAVLQQEFADNGGTWTDMPVAGGGGDAAMTALRARVLAGNAPTAVQLKGPAIQEWYDEGVLADISAVADANGWADVLPESIANHMKCEGTWCAAPVNVHRVDWIWANAEVLKANGIEMPTTWDEFNAAAEKLSAAGIIPLAHGGQSWQDATVFEAVALGILGPDGFRKAFVDLDKETLTSDGMVKVFDQMRLMRGYVDPNFSGRDWNLATAMVMNGEAAFQIMGDWAKGEFMAAGKVPGEDFLCMSTPGDGFLYNVDSFAMFAVDGDDKKQGQDLLAKLVVGKNFQEVFNLNKGSIPARTDVALDKFDSCATLSSDDMAASSSNGSLLPSYAHGMALRGAQAGAITDVVTAHFNSDLSSEDAVQQLATAVANSM; translated from the coding sequence ATGAAATCGTATATTACTGGCGCGGTGTCCGGCATCGCATTGTTGGTTGCAGGCGCAGTTCAGGCAGAGCCACAGGTAGAAGTTCTGCATTATTGGACATCCGGCGGCGAAGCCAAATCCGTGGCTGTTCTGCAGCAAGAGTTCGCAGATAACGGCGGCACCTGGACAGACATGCCTGTTGCTGGCGGTGGGGGCGATGCTGCAATGACAGCTCTGCGCGCCCGTGTTCTTGCAGGCAACGCGCCCACGGCTGTCCAGTTGAAAGGCCCTGCCATTCAGGAATGGTATGACGAAGGCGTGCTGGCTGATATTTCCGCTGTTGCAGACGCAAACGGGTGGGCAGATGTTCTGCCGGAATCAATCGCCAACCACATGAAGTGTGAAGGTACATGGTGTGCCGCACCCGTAAACGTCCACCGCGTTGACTGGATCTGGGCAAACGCCGAAGTCCTGAAAGCCAACGGCATCGAAATGCCGACAACGTGGGACGAATTCAATGCGGCGGCGGAAAAACTGTCTGCGGCAGGGATTATCCCGCTCGCGCACGGTGGTCAGTCATGGCAGGACGCAACAGTGTTCGAAGCAGTGGCGCTGGGCATTCTGGGGCCAGACGGCTTCCGCAAAGCCTTTGTCGATCTCGACAAAGAGACGCTGACGTCCGACGGTATGGTCAAGGTTTTCGACCAGATGCGTTTGATGCGCGGCTATGTTGATCCCAATTTCTCCGGTCGTGACTGGAATCTGGCAACAGCGATGGTCATGAACGGCGAAGCAGCCTTTCAGATCATGGGTGACTGGGCCAAGGGTGAGTTTATGGCGGCAGGTAAAGTTCCGGGCGAGGACTTCTTGTGTATGTCCACACCGGGTGACGGGTTCCTGTATAACGTAGACAGCTTTGCGATGTTCGCGGTTGATGGCGATGACAAGAAGCAGGGTCAGGACCTTCTGGCGAAGCTTGTCGTGGGTAAGAACTTTCAGGAAGTGTTCAATCTGAACAAAGGCTCTATTCCAGCCCGTACAGATGTAGCGCTTGATAAATTCGACAGCTGCGCGACGCTGTCGTCAGACGACATGGCGGCAAGCTCTTCCAACGGCTCTTTGCTGCCAAGCTATGCCCACGGGATGGCGCTGCGCGGTGCGCAGGCCGGTGCGATCACAGATGTTGTGACAGCACACTTTAACTCTGACTTGTCCTCCGAGGATGCAGTGCAGCAGTTGGCAACAGCAGTCGCCAACAGCATGTAA
- a CDS encoding carbohydrate ABC transporter permease: protein MTKWLEDNMPKMVLAPSFIAILIFVYGFIAWTAWVSLTRSRLLPKYEIEGFIQYERLFASPRWDTAFGNLFVFGILFIVIAMVLGLVLAILLDQNIRTEGALRTIYLYPMALSMIVTGTAWKWILNPGLGLEATVRGWGFEDFTFDWLINPDMAIYAIVIAAIWQSSGFVMALFLAGLRSVDGEIIKAAQVDGIPTWRVYTAIIIPSMAPIFLSAFIVLSHLAIKSFDLVIALTGGGPGYATDLPATYMYAMAFSRGDIGQAASSAMVMMMVVFTIVVPYLYSELRSKDG, encoded by the coding sequence ATGACCAAGTGGCTTGAAGATAATATGCCCAAAATGGTTCTGGCGCCTTCGTTCATTGCGATCCTGATTTTCGTCTATGGCTTCATTGCGTGGACGGCCTGGGTTTCATTGACGCGGTCGCGCCTGCTGCCAAAATACGAAATCGAAGGCTTCATCCAGTATGAACGCCTGTTTGCATCGCCGCGCTGGGATACCGCATTCGGGAACCTGTTTGTTTTTGGCATCCTGTTTATCGTCATTGCGATGGTTCTAGGGCTGGTTTTGGCTATTCTACTGGATCAGAACATCCGGACCGAAGGGGCGCTGCGCACGATCTATCTTTATCCAATGGCCCTTTCGATGATTGTCACAGGGACAGCATGGAAGTGGATTCTGAACCCCGGTCTGGGGTTGGAAGCGACAGTTCGCGGTTGGGGTTTTGAAGACTTTACCTTTGATTGGCTGATCAACCCCGACATGGCAATCTATGCGATTGTTATCGCGGCGATCTGGCAAAGCAGTGGGTTTGTGATGGCGCTTTTTCTTGCGGGCCTGCGGTCTGTGGATGGTGAGATCATCAAAGCGGCGCAAGTCGATGGTATTCCCACATGGCGCGTCTATACGGCCATTATTATTCCTTCGATGGCTCCGATATTTCTGTCTGCCTTCATCGTGCTTTCCCATCTTGCAATCAAAAGCTTTGATCTGGTCATTGCGTTGACTGGTGGCGGGCCGGGCTATGCGACGGATCTGCCGGCAACTTACATGTATGCCATGGCGTTTTCGCGCGGGGATATTGGTCAGGCGGCAAGCTCTGCGATGGTCATGATGATGGTGGTTTTCACGATTGTGGTTCCGTACCTCTATTCAGAATTGAGGTCCAAAGATGGCTAA
- a CDS encoding carbohydrate ABC transporter permease: MANSSTHSGMGQNQVGKQALRWGLYLMLGVFAIFYLMPLFVMVMTSLKSLDEIRTGDLISLPRAVTLDAWRTAWSGACTGIQCEGMRPYFWNSVLIAIPGVLISTLLGAMNGYVISQWNFRGANIIFSLMLFGCFIPFQVVLLPMARVLGMMGIAGTIPGLIFVHVIYGLGFTTLFFRNYYVTIPSELTKAAKVDGAGFFRIFWSIFLPLSIPIIVVTVIWQFTQIWNDFLFGVSFSQAGTQPVTVALNNIVNSTTGVKEYNVDMAAAIIAALPTLFVYVVAGKYFVRGLTAGSVKG; this comes from the coding sequence ATGGCTAATTCTTCAACACACTCAGGCATGGGTCAAAATCAGGTTGGTAAACAGGCACTCCGCTGGGGGCTGTACCTTATGCTTGGCGTGTTTGCGATCTTCTACCTGATGCCGCTATTTGTGATGGTGATGACCTCACTCAAAAGCCTTGATGAAATTCGTACCGGTGATCTGATCTCACTGCCGCGGGCAGTAACTCTGGATGCGTGGCGTACTGCGTGGTCCGGTGCCTGTACCGGAATCCAGTGCGAGGGCATGCGGCCCTACTTCTGGAACTCTGTCCTGATCGCTATTCCCGGGGTGCTGATCTCAACCTTGTTAGGGGCAATGAACGGCTATGTGATTTCGCAGTGGAATTTCCGTGGCGCGAATATCATCTTTTCGCTGATGCTGTTCGGTTGCTTCATTCCGTTTCAGGTGGTTCTGCTGCCTATGGCACGGGTTCTTGGCATGATGGGAATCGCAGGAACAATCCCTGGTTTGATCTTCGTGCACGTGATCTACGGTCTTGGCTTCACGACGCTGTTTTTCCGGAATTACTATGTCACGATCCCGTCTGAACTGACCAAAGCGGCCAAGGTAGACGGCGCTGGTTTCTTCCGCATCTTCTGGTCCATTTTCCTGCCGCTTTCTATCCCGATCATCGTGGTGACGGTCATCTGGCAGTTCACACAAATCTGGAATGACTTCCTGTTTGGGGTGTCCTTTAGTCAAGCAGGCACACAGCCCGTCACTGTGGCGCTCAACAATATCGTAAATTCGACCACAGGCGTTAAGGAATACAACGTGGATATGGCCGCAGCGATCATCGCAGCGCTTCCGACCCTCTTTGTCTATGTCGTTGCTGGTAAATACTTTGTCCGGGGTCTGACCGCCGGCTCCGTGAAAGGATAA
- a CDS encoding ABC transporter ATP-binding protein codes for MSPILEINNLYKSYGNTEILKDVNVSIEQGDFLVLVGPSGCGKSTLLNCIAGLEPITGGDLHIDGRNMTNVSPKDRDIAMVFQSYALYPTMTVAKNITFGMKVRGVDQATQDEKLSYVAQQLQIEPLLKRKPGQLSGGQRQRVAMGRALVRDPKLFLFDEPLSNLDAKLRVEMRTELKALHQRLDASMVYVTHDQIEAMTLATKIVVMKGGVIQQMGTPAEIYNRPANLFVADFMGSPAMNLIPAKTRTKGDEVQIEITRQNKEPIILTDTKNRDLPQDVIIGVRPEHIGDVNGQNEDMQAAECLIDIVEPAGADTFAVMQLGGKHVTARLSSDTNATAGVAQKLAFDLAKVSYFSPDTGLRLN; via the coding sequence ATGTCTCCGATCCTTGAAATAAATAATCTCTATAAAAGCTACGGCAATACGGAGATCCTGAAAGACGTGAATGTCTCGATTGAGCAGGGTGATTTCCTCGTGCTTGTCGGGCCGTCAGGGTGCGGTAAATCCACGCTGCTGAACTGCATCGCAGGGCTGGAGCCGATCACCGGCGGCGATTTGCACATCGACGGGCGCAACATGACAAATGTCAGCCCGAAAGACCGTGATATCGCGATGGTTTTCCAATCCTACGCACTCTATCCGACCATGACAGTGGCAAAGAACATCACTTTTGGGATGAAAGTTCGGGGCGTCGATCAGGCGACCCAAGATGAAAAGCTGTCCTATGTCGCGCAGCAATTGCAAATCGAACCGCTGCTAAAGCGTAAGCCCGGCCAATTGTCGGGCGGTCAGCGTCAGCGCGTAGCGATGGGGCGCGCACTTGTGCGCGATCCAAAGCTGTTTCTTTTTGACGAACCGCTGTCCAACCTTGACGCCAAGCTGCGCGTGGAGATGCGCACAGAGCTTAAGGCGCTGCACCAGCGGCTTGATGCGTCAATGGTTTATGTGACCCATGACCAAATCGAAGCGATGACACTTGCCACCAAAATCGTTGTGATGAAGGGCGGTGTGATCCAGCAGATGGGAACACCTGCAGAAATCTATAACCGCCCTGCCAATCTTTTTGTCGCCGACTTCATGGGAAGCCCCGCGATGAACCTTATTCCAGCCAAGACCCGTACGAAGGGCGATGAGGTTCAAATCGAAATCACCCGCCAGAACAAAGAGCCGATCATTCTGACCGACACTAAAAATCGCGATCTGCCGCAGGATGTTATCATTGGTGTGCGTCCGGAACATATTGGCGACGTGAATGGCCAGAACGAAGATATGCAAGCAGCCGAGTGTCTTATTGATATTGTGGAGCCAGCCGGTGCTGATACTTTTGCCGTTATGCAGCTTGGCGGTAAGCACGTTACCGCACGTCTGTCATCGGACACCAACGCAACCGCCGGTGTAGCGCAAAAGCTGGCATTTGACCTGGCGAAGGTCTCCTACTTCTCGCCTGATACTGGTCTGCGGTTGAACTAG